The following are from one region of the Agelaius phoeniceus isolate bAgePho1 chromosome 20, bAgePho1.hap1, whole genome shotgun sequence genome:
- the PTRH2 gene encoding peptidyl-tRNA hydrolase 2, mitochondrial has product MISLFEPEFLNVIIGVVCGVCLGWGIRGRLRRKPGAGAVPEPSSSLGGEPDIMGESGELKLVLIVRNDLKMGKGKVAAQCSHAAVSAYKQVHKRDPELLKQWEYCGQPKVVLKAPDEETLVQLLAEAKRLGLTVSLIQDAGRTQIAPGSRTVLGIGPGPADVIDKVSGHLKLF; this is encoded by the coding sequence ATGATTTCTCTCTTTGAGCCCGAGTTCCTGAATGTCATCATCGGAGTGGTGTGCGGcgtgtgcctgggctggggcatcCGGGGCAGGCTCCGCAGGaagcctggagctggggcagtgccagAACCTTCCAGCAGCCTGGGGGGCGAGCCTGACATCATGGGGGAGAGCGGGGAGCTCAAGCTGGTGCTGATCGTCCGCAACGACCTGAAGATGGGCAAGGGCAAAGTAGCAGCACAGTGCTCCCACGCTGCTGTCTCTGCCTACAAGCAGGTTCACAAAAGGGATCCCGAGCTCCTGAAGCAGTGGGAATACTGTGGACAGCCCAAAGTGGTGCTCAAAGCTCCCGATGAAGAGActctggtgcagctgctggctgaggcgAAGCGCCTGGGGCTGACTGTGAGCTTGATACAGGATGCTGGGCGTACTCAGATAGCTCCAGGCTCCAGGACAGTCCTTGGGATCGGACCAGGACCAGCTGATGTTATAGATAAAGTGTCTGGTCACCTTAAACTCTTCTAA